A section of the Halichoerus grypus chromosome 11, mHalGry1.hap1.1, whole genome shotgun sequence genome encodes:
- the MMP12 gene encoding macrophage metalloelastase, translated as MKFLLLVLTLQVTASGTVPLTNSASSKENDVVFAQVTASGTVPLANSTDSENNVTYAQRYLEKFYGFVMDRIPMTKMKVNRDFMEDKIQEMQQFLGLKVTGKLDSSTLDMMHKPRCGVPDVHHFRTMPGRPVWKKRLITYRINNYTPDMRPADVDYAIQKAFQVWSDVTPLKFRKINSGEADVMILFASGAHGDYTPFDGRGGIIAHAFGPGTGIGGDTHFDEAEIWTKNYKGTNLFLVAIHELGHSLGLSHSSDPKAIMFPTYSYVNPNTFRLSADDVRGIQSLYGLPERRQPSSNPDGREPATCDPNLSFGAVTTMGNKIFFFKDRFFWWRYPESPMSNASLISSLWPTLPSGIQAAYEVGARNQVFLFKDDKYWLISNLRPQPRYPKNIHSLGFPDFVKKIDAAVFNPLLHKTYFFVDNQYWRYDERRQFMDPGYPKLITKYFPGIRPTIDAVYYYNRHYYFFQRSDIFEYDVVSQRVTKMLKQNIKLGC; from the exons ATGAAGTTTCTTCTGTTGGTGCTGACCCTGCAGGTCACTGCTTCAGGGACGGTTCCTCTGACCAACTCTGCAAGCTCTAAAGAAAATGATGTGGTATTTGCTCAA GTCACTGCTTCTGGAACTGTTCCACTGGCGAACTCTACCGACTCTGAAAATAATGTGACATATGCCCAA AGGTACCTGGAAAAGTTTTACGGTTTTGTGATGGACAGAATTCCAATGACAAAAATGAAAGTCAATAGGGACTTCATGGAGGATAAAATTCAGGAAATGCAGCAGTTCTTGGGGCTGAAAGTGACCGGGAAACTGGACTCATCTACTCTGGACATGATGCACAAGCCCCGATGTGGAGTGCCTGATGTTCATCACTTCAGGACGATGCCAGGGAGACCAGTATGGAAGAAACGTTTAATTACCTACAG AATCAATAATTACACTCCTGACATGCGGCCTGCAGATGTTGACTATGCCATCCAGAAGGCTTTTCAAGTATGGAGTGATGTGACCCCCCTGAAATTCAGAAAGATTAATTCAGGAGAGGCTGACGTTATGATACTTTTTGCATCTGGAG cTCATGGAGACTACACCCCTTTCGATGGTAGAGGTGGAATCATAGCCCATGCTTTCGGACCTGGAACTGGGATTGGGGGAGACACACATTTTGATGAGGCTGAAATCTGGACTAAAAACTACAAag GCACAAACTTGTTCCTTGTTGCTATTCACGAGCTTGGCCATTCCTTGGGTCTGAGCCATTCCAGTGATCCAAAAGCCATCATGTTCCCTACTTACAGTTACGTTAACCCCAACACCTTTCGCCTCTCTGCTGATGATGTACGTGGCATTCAGTCTCTCTACG GTCTTCCAGAAAGGCGCCAACCCTCATCAAATCCTGACGGTAGAGAACCAGCCACCTGTGACCCCAACTTGAGTTTTGGTGCTGTCACTACAatgggaaataaaatctttttctttaaagacag ATTCTTCTGGTGGAGGTATCCTGAGAGTCCAATGAGCAATGctagtttaatttcttctttgtggcCAACCTTACCATCTGGCATTCAAGCTGCTTATGAAGTTGGAGCCAGaaatcaagtttttctttttaaag atgataAGTACTGGTTAATTAGCAATTTGAGACCACAACCACGCTACCCCAAGAACATACATTCTTTGGGCTTTCCTGACtttgtgaaaaaaattgatgCAGCTGTTTTTAACCCACTTCTCCATAAGACCTACTTCTTTGTAGATAATCAATATTGGAG GTACGATGAGAGGAGACAATTCATGGACCCAGGTTATCCCAAATTGATTACCAAATACTTTCCAGGAATTAGACCTACAATTGATGCAGTCTACTATTATAACA gacACTATTATTTCTTCCAGAGATCTGACATATTTGAATATGATGTCGTATCCCAACGTGTCACCAAAATGCTGAAACAAAATATCAAGTTAGGTTGTTAG
- the LOC118520456 gene encoding stromelysin-1 yields MQSLPVLLLLCVAVCSAYPVDRAAEDEDSMELVQQYLENYYNLAKDTKPFVRRRDGGPVVEKIREMQKFLGLAVTGKLDSDTLDMMRKPRCGVPDVGDFTTFPGMPKWRKTHLTYRIMNYTLDLPRDAVDSAIEEALNVWKEVTPLTFSRTDEGEADIKISFAVRDHGDFNPFDGPGNVLGHAYPPGSGINGDAHFDDDELWTRDTSGTNLFLVAAHELGHSLGLFHSADPRALMYPVYNTLIDLARFRLSQDDVNGIQSLYGPPPVSPDDPVAPTESVPSGPETPAACDPTLSFDAISTLRGEILFFKDRHFWRKSLRTLEPGFFLISSFWPSLPSGLDAAYEEISKDIVFIFKGDQFWAIRGTEVQAGYPKGIHTLGFPATVGKIDAALFDKEKKKTYFFVGDKYWRFDEKRQSMEPGFPKEIAEDFPGVDPKVDAAFEMFGFYYFFSGSSQLEFDPNARQVTHALKSRSWLNC; encoded by the exons ATGCAGAGCCTTCCAGTTCTACTGTTGCTCTGTGTGGCTGTGTGCTCAGCCTACCCAGTGGACAGAGCTGCGGAGGACGAGGACAGCATGGAGCTTGTTCAG CAATACCTGGAAAACTACTACAACCTTGCAAAAGATACAAAACCATTTGTTAGAAGAAGGGACGGTGGTCCTGTTGTTGAAAAAATCCGAGAAATGCAGAAGTTCCTCGGGTTGGCGGTGACGGGGAAGCTGGACTCGGACACTCTGGACATGATGCGCAAGCCCAGATGTGGTGTTCCCGATGTTGGGGACTTCACCACCTTCCCTGGCATGCCCAAGTGGAGGAAAACCCACCTTACCTACAG GATTATGAATTATACACTGGATTTGCCGAGAGATGCTGTGGATTCTGCCATTGAGGAAGCTCTGAACGTCTGGAAGGAGGTGACTCCACTCACTTTCTCCAGGACCGATGAAGGGGAGGCTGACATCAAGATCTCTTTTGCAGTtagag ATCATGGAGACTTTAACCCTTTTGATGGACCTGGAAATGTTTTGGGTCACGCCTACCCGCCTGGGTCCGGCATTAATGGAGATGCCCACTTTGACGATGATGAATTATGGACGAGGGATACTTCGG GAACTAACTTATTCCTGGTTGCTGCTCATGAACTTGGCCATTCCCTGGGTCTCTTTCACTCGGCCGACCCTCGCGCTCTGATGTACCCGGTCTACAACACACTCATAGACCTGGCCCGCTTCCGCCTTTCTCAGGATGACGTGAATGGCATCCAGTCCCTGTACG GACCTCCCCCTGTCTCCCCGGATGACCCTGTGGCACCCACGGAATCTGTGCCTTCAGGACCTGAGACCCCAGCCGCGTGCGACCCCACTTTGTCCTTCGACGCAATCAGTACTCTGAGGGGAGAAATCCTGTTCTTTAAAGACAG ACATTTTTGGCGCAAATCCCTCAGGACCCTTGAACCTGGATTTTTTTTGATCTCTTCATTTTGGCCATCCCTTCCTTCAGGCTTGGATGCCGCATATGAAGAGATTAGCAAggacattgttttcatttttaaag gAGACCAGTTCTGGGCCATCAGAGGAACTGAGGTACAAGCAGGTTATCCAAAAGGCATCCACACCCTGGGTTTTCCTGCAACCGTAGGGAAAATTGATGCGGCCTTGTTtgataaggaaaagaagaaaacatacttCTTCGTAGGGGACAAATACTGGCG GTTTGATGAGAAGAGACAATCCATGGAGCCAGGCTTCCCCAAGGAGATAGCAGAAGACTTCCCAGGGGTTGACCCGAAGGTCGATGCTGCTTTTGAAATGTTTG GGTTTTACTATTTCTTCAGTGGATCTTCACAGTTGGAGTTTGACCCAAATGCAAGGCAAGTCACACACGCTTTGAAGAGCCGCAGCTGGCTGAACTGCTGA